The DNA region CATGCCATCCGAGTACGGTGGTTTTACaacatttagtcctaaacttttaaattaaccacatgtggtccttcgacttttaaattgttaccgtccgtggtccaagttaaccatcaatgatcattcaacaatcaaatttaaCTAGCTGTGGTCTTTCTAGGACGACCACAATTGGTCACATTTTAAAAGTTGAGAGATCatgagtggttaacttggaccacggaggataacaatttgaaagtcgaaagaCGACGCGcgagtggtcaatttgaaagtttaggactaaacatgaCAAAATCAGTATACTCGGAGGATCTCTTATGTGATTAACTCTATTTTACTTAATTAtagagttttttctttttctcacttTTGATCCCAGGAtgtttagaaatgaattgaatgcacatatatatgatttggtaTGCAATTTGTGTGAACAGGTTGAGTTAGTaagtttgaagaagaagaatgtggTGCTGATGCTATCATCAGGCATAGACAACATTATCTCCAAGAGAATACTTGATAACCTTGCAAAAATCTGGAATGATATCTGTGAATTGGAAGGCGGAAATGATGAGTGCAAATTGATATGGTTCCCCATTGTTAAACAATGGGATGATTCCATGCAGCACAAGTTTGAAGAAATGCGTTCCAAAATGCCATTCTATTCAACAAGTGATCCCAGATGCATACATCCAACCACCATTAAATTTATGAAAGACAAGTTTGGTTTGAAAAGAGAGAGTATCCAGCTGGTTGTAATGGATGGCGTTGGCAAGATTCTTCATCACAATGCATTCCATGTGTTATGGATGTGGACAGCCATGGCAAGAAGTTTCATGACAGAGAACCCCACCCCCAGTAGTAAACTTGCACCCTTTCCTCTTTCAATGGAACTACTGCAAGAATACTATTGGAAAACCCATCATTGGAGCTTCACGGATTTGTTTCTGGGCATTGATGACAAGACAATAGATTTGGTATGTCCACCCATCCATCCGGCCTTAATTAGcttttcctttaatttgcaaacattcaattcaattcattacATATTcatcatatgtatatacaccATACCGTACCCTTTTTGTTGGGCCAAGGCTAGCAAAGGCCTGGTCAAGTCCAGCATACATATGTAGGCACTAGGAAATatacaatagttataccatagacccgGGTCTACCTCGCAAGGTGCACTCATCACAATTTTAATACTGagtgttcacaattcaaattatgaacattcagttatttggtatgtaaattgtgtattttggacgtGAGTTCACTTTGCATAGTGAACTcgggtccacataataatttgctgGAAATGTTGGGTGAGGCTTGAAGGGCCAGGCCAACTCCAACACTAGAAAGTAAAATTGTGCCATCATTATATTCAATTCAATTTGCTACTAgagctatagcttttgacaTAGTGGTAAGGGCTtacattattgtttttattatattattgttagaTTTCTAAAACAAAACATGCGTGGATAATTGGAGGGGACGACAACATGGAATTGGTTAAAAGATTGGAGACCAAAATCAATGCTCTTGATCAAACCTACAAAACCAGCTCTGGCATTGTGTACATTGGGAAAAGCAGAGTTACCTGGAGTAACAAGCAGCAGGAATATCGCCATAGCTGGGAAGATAATGATGAGAACAAAACATGGTTGTTTTGGGGTCGAGTTGAGAGCATGCTCCTCTCCAGGCTTCATTTCCTGAAACGTTCATCAGGGCATAATGATGAGAATGAGGACGAAGCAGCAAAAACTCTCAAGAAGCTGCTGAGTTTCAACAAGCAGCATAATAATCCTCAACCATGGCTCATATTTTGTTGTGTGAAGAAGGAGGAGTCACAGGGGGGATGGAGGAATGAATGTTATGTAATTGAAGATGGGTTGACCACGTTGGATGCAGTAGTTTCAAAGGGGACATGGGAAGAATGCATCAATATACTTGGAGACAGTAGTAGTGAATTGCATAACCTGGGACCTCCCCCGCGGGTGCAGTTCTACACTACTACTGGTGAGACTCTGTGTGGAAATATGATGAGGTGTCTACACTGTCAATCCGTCATGGAGAAGAACACTGTATTGTCGTGCTGCCACCATCTCTAACAACATATATTATTGTGCTTTGCTTCTGCATGCTCATCTCTACGTTTATCATTTCATTTCTCCCAAACAACAGCCCAGGGGCCGgtgtcttatatatatatgggtgaaTTATATTGTCAACTAATATAATgcatttaaatgtaataatactaatatatatggGTGACCACAGAGTGGATTTGGAGTGATTTTACATCTATTACTACTCCATTAAATGCggatttgaaaattttcatttgcaTCCACATCCATTAAGGTAAAGATCAGATCAAATCTAAACCCATCCAATTCAATAATGGTGGATTTGAAAGATTGGAAGATcggttttaagtttt from Ipomoea triloba cultivar NCNSP0323 chromosome 6, ASM357664v1 includes:
- the LOC116022197 gene encoding protein SIEVE ELEMENT OCCLUSION B-like, whose amino-acid sequence is METIEEAPMQSWGWMIGDESGIVEQIEITHFPDGREINVHSILSIITHILKDCAIHHDSSSEEVSEDEAETVDEVVQHEIHKLSPKVAYLSSEVGDVHEKTVDVFNMLSNYQWEAKLTLALAAIVTNYGEYWVVAQSNNPHKELTKMMKFLRQMGEINLADHKSHFDVLHALFQSMLDVIKGIMKIKDFMLQSSSDYDYEPTISIATTITVIASYWTVRSILISAPYIHSLFANDYEPSASASKERELRIMTRKLGALLTCLQNHEKKSLEKQQCIAEEKRYREMMCAFEEDHADNMRILKLLFKSKDNNNNNNDFAPIVDCSTNQRVELVSLKKKNVVLMLSSGIDNIISKRILDNLAKIWNDICELEGGNDECKLIWFPIVKQWDDSMQHKFEEMRSKMPFYSTSDPRCIHPTTIKFMKDKFGLKRESIQLVVMDGVGKILHHNAFHVLWMWTAMARSFMTENPTPSSKLAPFPLSMELLQEYYWKTHHWSFTDLFLGIDDKTIDLISKTKHAWIIGGDDNMELVKRLETKINALDQTYKTSSGIVYIGKSRVTWSNKQQEYRHSWEDNDENKTWLFWGRVESMLLSRLHFLKRSSGHNDENEDEAAKTLKKLLSFNKQHNNPQPWLIFCCVKKEESQGGWRNECYVIEDGLTTLDAVVSKGTWEECINILGDSSSELHNLGPPPRVQFYTTTGETLCGNMMRCLHCQSVMEKNTVLSCCHHL